A window from Rhodobium gokarnense encodes these proteins:
- a CDS encoding SDR family NAD(P)-dependent oxidoreductase has product MHRSEGHRREGRFEGRVALITAAASGVGRGVALRLAAEGASVTIWDRDADALKDAAAEAESEGLSLATRALDMTDGDAIAEAVAELAASAGRIDVLVNNIGGSLHTPFRFLEQSDEDWQRVMDVNVTACARTTRAVIPHMVKAGYGRIINMGSKAGRYGSLFAGANYVAAKGAMQALTLQIAQEFGPAGITCNSVCPGAILTPRVRGLLAERQSEEERQRVLGTIPVRRHGEVEDVAAAIAYLASEEAGFVTGASLDVNGGQGMTI; this is encoded by the coding sequence ATGCACCGCTCTGAGGGGCACCGCCGTGAAGGGCGCTTTGAGGGCCGCGTTGCCCTCATCACCGCCGCGGCGAGCGGCGTCGGCCGGGGCGTCGCGCTCCGGCTCGCCGCCGAGGGCGCGTCCGTCACCATCTGGGACCGGGACGCCGACGCGCTCAAGGATGCCGCCGCGGAAGCGGAGAGCGAAGGTCTTTCTCTCGCCACCCGCGCCCTCGACATGACCGACGGCGATGCGATTGCGGAGGCGGTCGCGGAGCTTGCCGCTTCCGCCGGGCGCATCGACGTTCTGGTCAACAATATCGGCGGCTCGCTGCACACCCCGTTCCGGTTCCTCGAGCAGTCGGACGAAGACTGGCAGCGCGTCATGGACGTCAACGTCACGGCCTGTGCCCGCACGACCCGCGCGGTGATCCCGCACATGGTCAAGGCCGGCTATGGCCGGATCATCAATATGGGCTCCAAGGCCGGCCGCTACGGCAGCCTCTTTGCCGGCGCCAACTATGTGGCGGCGAAGGGCGCGATGCAGGCGCTGACCCTGCAGATCGCCCAGGAGTTCGGGCCCGCCGGCATCACCTGCAACAGCGTCTGCCCCGGCGCCATCCTGACGCCGCGGGTGCGCGGACTTCTCGCCGAACGCCAGTCGGAGGAGGAGCGCCAGCGGGTGCTTGGAACGATCCCGGTGCGGCGCCACGGCGAGGTGGAGGACGTCGCCGCGGCAATCGCCTATCTCGCCTCGGAAGAAGCCGGCTTCGTCACCGGCGCCTCCCTCGACGTCAATGGCGGCCAGGGCATGACGATCTGA